The Thermodesulfovibrionia bacterium genome includes a window with the following:
- a CDS encoding NAD-dependent epimerase/dehydratase family protein — protein MSKILITGGAGMIGSNLVKRLVALEHEVTVVDNLWRGKLEYLHDVHGKPVIDLKRNFFNRDLSKPGMCDDILNGVDYVYHLADIVAGIEYVFNNQGIVFRQNMLINSNVIESVRRYPVKGFIYTGTACSFPASRQSGVDALPLKEEEQYPAAPESAYGWCKLMGEYEALLMELESNIPVSVLVLHNVYGAPCDFGEEKSQVIPSLIRKVIFSPEIPFVVFGSGSQGRAFVHVDDIVNALILTMEKGLGKGTIQIGPDVCTSIKDIAETIVKISKKDIKILYDSAKPEGDKGRCANYDKAKKILGWEPSVDFEEGLRRLYNWIESKIEKERVLFS, from the coding sequence ATGAGCAAGATACTTATCACAGGTGGTGCCGGCATGATAGGGTCAAATCTAGTCAAAAGACTTGTTGCCCTTGAGCATGAAGTGACGGTCGTGGATAATCTTTGGCGAGGGAAACTGGAATATTTACACGATGTTCATGGAAAACCGGTAATTGATCTAAAAAGGAATTTTTTCAATCGTGATCTATCCAAGCCGGGAATGTGTGATGATATCCTAAATGGAGTTGACTATGTTTATCACCTGGCTGACATAGTAGCTGGTATCGAGTATGTATTTAATAATCAAGGAATTGTTTTTCGTCAGAATATGCTTATTAATTCTAATGTCATAGAATCTGTGAGGCGATATCCGGTCAAAGGATTTATTTATACCGGTACTGCATGCAGTTTTCCAGCATCTCGTCAATCTGGAGTAGATGCACTGCCGCTAAAGGAGGAAGAACAATACCCTGCTGCTCCCGAATCTGCTTATGGCTGGTGCAAACTAATGGGTGAATATGAGGCTCTTTTAATGGAGCTTGAGTCCAATATCCCTGTTTCTGTACTTGTTTTGCATAATGTCTATGGGGCTCCTTGTGATTTTGGAGAAGAAAAGAGTCAGGTTATTCCGTCTCTGATCCGTAAAGTTATCTTTTCTCCGGAGATTCCATTTGTTGTTTTTGGCAGCGGATCTCAGGGACGAGCCTTTGTCCATGTCGATGATATTGTCAATGCACTCATATTAACTATGGAGAAAGGGCTCGGAAAAGGAACAATCCAAATTGGGCCGGATGTTTGTACATCCATAAAAGATATTGCTGAAACCATTGTAAAAATATCAAAGAAAGATATTAAGATCCTGTATGATTCGGCTAAACCAGAGGGGGATAAAGGGCGATGCGCTAATTATGATAAGGCAAAAAAAATATTGGGATGGGAACCTTCTGTTGATTTTGAAGAAGGACTACGCAGGCTATATAATTGGATTGAGTCTAAAATAGAGAAAGAAAGAGTGCTGTTTTCATAA
- a CDS encoding NAD-dependent epimerase/dehydratase family protein: MHKSFYSGKKVLITGGNGFIGSALADNLIKSGAETTIVGQASKSSLNNVFRVWNNNKLKYKQESWGYQAEDGNKFIRVNLEYFQDTLNALKNQEIVFHLAANFGGRGYIENYPADCCENFAINQNIFKAAHLAGIERVHYASSACVYPIELLEDYDSEYLLKEEDAYRGNWAGSDSEYGWAKLMGEKNLLAYIKQYGLKGSIARFVNVYGPWENETHALMALIRRALAKEDPYLIWGTGRQTRDFTYIDDVIRGSMKACEIITNGEAVNFSIGKRYTIVDLVNTIFEIIRWRPKKIFFDTTKPEGSKSRALDITKARKLLDWEPEVYLKEGLERTIAWFIKEHTNSIETVVK, encoded by the coding sequence ATGCATAAATCATTTTATTCTGGAAAAAAAGTCTTAATAACTGGTGGTAATGGATTCATTGGTTCAGCACTTGCCGATAATCTAATCAAGTCTGGTGCAGAGACAACGATTGTCGGGCAAGCTTCCAAAAGCAGCCTGAATAATGTATTTAGGGTCTGGAATAATAACAAGCTGAAATACAAGCAAGAAAGCTGGGGCTATCAAGCAGAAGATGGCAATAAGTTCATAAGAGTAAACTTAGAATATTTTCAGGACACACTTAACGCGCTCAAAAATCAAGAAATTGTATTTCATTTAGCAGCAAATTTTGGAGGGCGGGGTTATATAGAAAATTATCCTGCAGATTGTTGTGAAAATTTCGCTATTAATCAAAATATTTTCAAGGCAGCGCATTTAGCTGGAATAGAGAGAGTTCATTATGCTTCATCGGCCTGTGTCTATCCTATTGAACTTTTGGAAGACTATGACTCTGAATATTTATTAAAAGAAGAGGATGCTTATAGAGGCAACTGGGCCGGATCCGATAGTGAGTATGGATGGGCAAAACTTATGGGGGAAAAAAACCTGCTGGCATATATAAAGCAATATGGATTAAAAGGGTCGATTGCTCGTTTTGTAAATGTATATGGTCCTTGGGAAAATGAAACTCATGCACTCATGGCTCTGATAAGAAGAGCATTGGCAAAAGAGGATCCTTATTTAATCTGGGGGACAGGCAGGCAGACGAGAGATTTTACATATATAGACGATGTTATCAGAGGGAGTATGAAGGCTTGTGAAATAATAACCAATGGAGAGGCTGTAAATTTTAGCATTGGCAAACGTTATACTATTGTGGATCTGGTTAATACGATCTTTGAAATAATACGCTGGAGACCGAAGAAGATATTCTTTGATACGACAAAACCTGAAGGATCAAAATCAAGAGCTCTTGATATTACAAAAGCGAGAAAACTTCTCGACTGGGAGCCTGAAGTATATTTGAAAGAGGGATTAGAGAGAACTATTGCGTGGTTTATTAAGGAACACACTAACTCTATTGAAACAGTTGTCAAATGA
- a CDS encoding glycosyltransferase family 2 protein, which yields MTLNNILDLNIILPVHNEVKSIEKVLKEWKDEVDKLEISYEFVICEDGSTDGTKNLLTNLKDSYPIKLSQEDTQRGYGKAVIDGIRMANSQFVLCIDSDGQCNPNDFSEFWRNKDTADVLIGWRTNRQDTFLRKLYSGSFKKFFNMLFSPDLHDPSAPFVLFQKQKIINNLNYLYFLQEGFWWGFVAMCYKKKLVIKELPINHRLRIDGGTRVFIFSKILNIALRNLVGLVKLKLAK from the coding sequence ATGACATTAAATAATATCTTAGATTTAAATATAATTCTTCCTGTACATAATGAAGTTAAAAGTATTGAGAAGGTACTTAAAGAATGGAAAGACGAAGTAGATAAGCTGGAGATCAGTTATGAATTTGTTATTTGTGAAGATGGGTCAACTGATGGGACAAAAAATCTATTAACTAACCTAAAAGACAGCTATCCGATAAAGCTGAGTCAGGAAGATACGCAGAGAGGTTACGGTAAAGCTGTTATCGATGGGATCAGGATGGCAAATTCGCAATTTGTTTTGTGTATTGATTCTGATGGCCAGTGTAACCCGAATGACTTCAGTGAATTTTGGCGTAATAAAGATACAGCGGATGTATTGATTGGTTGGCGGACTAACAGGCAAGATACTTTTTTGCGGAAGCTGTATTCCGGATCATTTAAGAAATTTTTCAATATGCTTTTTTCTCCTGATTTACATGATCCAAGCGCCCCATTTGTTTTATTTCAAAAACAAAAGATCATTAATAATCTTAATTACTTGTATTTTTTACAGGAAGGTTTTTGGTGGGGTTTTGTAGCTATGTGTTACAAAAAAAAATTGGTGATAAAAGAACTTCCTATTAATCACAGGCTTAGAATAGATGGGGGAACCAGAGTATTTATATTTAGCAAAATTCTAAATATAGCTTTAAGAAATCTTGTGGGCCTGGTTAAGCTAAAATTAGCTAAATAG